One window of the Archangium primigenium genome contains the following:
- a CDS encoding cytochrome P450, with product MSSPTPASLPPGPKGIWFLGSALEQLRDPLGIFVRGRERYGDIVRYDMGPGGTMTLLNHPDHVKHVLATNPQNYVKPPQGGGLLGNGLFSSRGEFWKRQRRMMQPAFHRDRLAPMVERAVAGTRSMLTRLEAQARAGKPFDVEQEMTWVLRSVVSQSVFSLDVTELSPTVRDAFEFVMAFGRRKISLWSVLPLPRLGKRRNTESIRILDEAVYEIVRERMREPGAFQDQLAAMIAARDSQGEPMTDKQLRDEAMTLLVAGHEATVSAMTWVWYLLDRHPEVQQKVREEMATVLGDAPPTAQTLPQLQYTSQVFEEALRLYPPAWVMGRIAKEEDQIGGYTIPAKSTVVLSQYVMHRNPAYWPEPERFDPERFAPERKGSQPRYAYFPFGGGQRLCIGDSLAEIHALVVMAAVLQRYRLELVPGFRVEPEAGVTLRPAQGLRMTAHPVSLPATARRAAGA from the coding sequence ATGAGTTCTCCGACCCCCGCATCCCTCCCCCCTGGACCCAAGGGCATCTGGTTCCTCGGTAGCGCTCTGGAGCAGCTTCGGGATCCCCTCGGGATCTTCGTGCGGGGCCGCGAGCGGTACGGCGACATCGTCCGTTACGACATGGGTCCGGGGGGCACGATGACCCTGCTCAACCACCCGGATCACGTGAAGCACGTGCTGGCGACCAATCCCCAGAACTACGTGAAGCCGCCCCAGGGCGGAGGCTTGCTGGGCAATGGCCTCTTCAGCAGCCGGGGCGAGTTCTGGAAGCGCCAGCGGCGGATGATGCAGCCGGCCTTCCACCGCGATCGCCTCGCCCCCATGGTGGAGCGGGCCGTGGCGGGCACCCGCTCCATGCTCACCCGGCTGGAGGCCCAGGCCCGCGCGGGCAAGCCCTTCGACGTCGAGCAGGAGATGACGTGGGTGCTGCGCTCCGTGGTGAGCCAGAGCGTGTTCTCGCTCGACGTCACCGAGCTGTCCCCCACCGTGCGTGACGCCTTCGAGTTCGTGATGGCGTTCGGACGGCGGAAGATCTCCCTCTGGTCCGTGCTCCCGCTGCCCCGTCTGGGCAAGCGCCGCAACACGGAGAGCATCCGCATCCTGGATGAGGCGGTGTACGAGATCGTCCGGGAGCGGATGCGCGAGCCCGGGGCCTTCCAGGATCAGCTCGCCGCGATGATCGCCGCGCGCGACAGCCAGGGCGAGCCGATGACGGACAAGCAGCTGCGGGACGAGGCGATGACGTTGCTCGTCGCCGGCCACGAGGCCACCGTGAGCGCCATGACGTGGGTGTGGTACCTGCTGGACCGGCATCCCGAGGTGCAGCAGAAGGTGCGCGAGGAGATGGCCACGGTGCTCGGCGACGCCCCGCCCACCGCCCAGACGCTTCCCCAATTGCAGTACACCAGCCAGGTCTTCGAAGAGGCGCTGCGCCTGTACCCGCCCGCGTGGGTGATGGGCCGCATCGCGAAGGAAGAAGACCAGATCGGCGGCTACACCATTCCAGCCAAGAGCACGGTGGTCCTCTCCCAGTACGTCATGCACCGCAACCCCGCCTACTGGCCGGAGCCCGAGCGGTTCGACCCGGAGCGCTTCGCCCCGGAGCGCAAGGGCAGCCAGCCGCGCTACGCCTACTTCCCCTTCGGCGGCGGGCAGCGGTTGTGTATCGGTGACAGCCTGGCGGAGATCCACGCGCTGGTCGTCATGGCCGCGGTGCTCCAGCGCTACCGGCTCGAGTTGGTGCCGGGATTCCGCGTCGAGCCCGAGGCGGGTGTCACCCTCCGGCCCGCCCAGGGTCTGCGGATGACCGCCCACCCGGTGTCCCTCCCCGCCACGGCGCGGCGAGCCGCCGGCGCCTGA